Proteins encoded in a region of the Candidatus Auribacterota bacterium genome:
- a CDS encoding tripartite tricarboxylate transporter permease, which translates to MDYILILIYTILGTVIGGLLSMIPALHIFNVAGIVLLAWFAWPQLIPEVALPAFFMSQLVAWSIINTIPSMFFGAPDEAAVFVVLPGQKYMMQGRGYEAAILTGVGSLAAIIVMALLTPFCFYTLPAIVQIRSQNLAWILLLVVTYMIMSEWPKGTGLGRTKWEKFKWAWANLVAGIGTMALAGFMGFIILNRTLVPLEMSFQGIMPVFVGLFAVAIISRNLVSRQEVPPQYISSTIDCDHRLLAKGIFAGTIGGGIAAVTPAVTGGIGGIIAGAATGQRDDRIFVVSQGVSKVVYYVGAFLLFFVPTLMPKGGGIARGGMSIILKPIFTPYTFEEYFQILAVMMISGALAFLMMFPLTRWTIKLITCIDYHHVLWIALGIIFAIVWGLTGWMGMFLMAVGTGIGLIPAFYHARLSNSMALLLIWLALSMAGHGPAVLKFFHLD; encoded by the coding sequence ATGGATTATATCCTGATTCTTATCTATACCATTCTCGGCACGGTCATCGGGGGGCTCCTGTCAATGATCCCCGCCCTCCATATATTTAATGTGGCCGGCATCGTTCTGCTCGCATGGTTCGCCTGGCCGCAGCTCATCCCGGAGGTTGCCCTGCCGGCGTTTTTCATGTCGCAGCTTGTCGCCTGGTCGATCATCAATACGATCCCCTCGATGTTTTTCGGCGCCCCTGATGAAGCGGCGGTCTTCGTCGTATTGCCGGGGCAGAAGTATATGATGCAGGGACGGGGATACGAAGCGGCCATCCTCACCGGTGTCGGGAGTCTCGCGGCAATCATCGTCATGGCGCTCCTCACGCCGTTCTGTTTCTACACCCTGCCGGCGATCGTCCAGATACGCAGCCAGAACCTTGCGTGGATCCTGCTTCTCGTCGTCACCTACATGATCATGAGTGAATGGCCGAAGGGGACGGGGCTCGGCAGGACCAAGTGGGAGAAGTTCAAATGGGCCTGGGCAAATCTTGTTGCGGGCATCGGGACGATGGCCCTGGCAGGATTCATGGGATTCATAATACTCAATCGGACGTTGGTGCCATTGGAAATGAGTTTCCAGGGTATCATGCCGGTATTCGTGGGGCTCTTTGCCGTAGCGATTATTTCCAGAAATCTTGTCTCGAGGCAGGAGGTTCCGCCGCAGTATATCAGTTCCACCATCGATTGCGATCATCGTCTTCTCGCCAAGGGTATTTTTGCCGGCACCATCGGCGGCGGGATTGCGGCGGTCACCCCTGCGGTCACCGGTGGCATCGGCGGCATTATTGCAGGGGCGGCGACCGGCCAGCGAGACGACCGGATCTTCGTGGTCTCGCAAGGGGTTTCAAAGGTGGTGTACTATGTCGGCGCGTTTCTGCTTTTCTTCGTGCCGACGCTCATGCCCAAGGGCGGGGGAATCGCGCGCGGCGGGATGTCTATTATTCTGAAGCCGATCTTTACCCCCTATACCTTTGAGGAATATTTTCAGATTCTTGCCGTTATGATGATCAGTGGCGCGCTCGCTTTCCTGATGATGTTCCCGCTCACCCGCTGGACGATAAAACTCATCACCTGCATCGACTATCATCATGTCCTCTGGATTGCGCTCGGTATTATATTCGCTATTGTCTGGGGCCTCACGGGATGGATGGGAATGTTTCTTATGGCGGTGGGAACGGGGATCGGGCTCATTCCCGCATTTTACCATGCTCGATTGAGTAACTCTATGGCATTGCTGCTCATCTGGCTGGCGCTCAGCATGGCGGGCCATGGCCCGGCGGTCTTGAAATTTTTCCATTTAGATTGA
- a CDS encoding glycosyltransferase family 39 protein: MNRTTRPFTMVFIAGLAARLLFSLMPVSTLIGKFVSDDAYYYFVIARNVARGYGASFDGTSLTNGFHPLLVALLAPLFRFVDGNPDLPVHCALVMLSIFDCLAGYLIYRTLRTISDERGALIGSAFWLLNPCLFFVSLTGTEASLCAFFVAYAILLYTVLIQRQELETRRAVLLGAVTGLAALARSDSIFLLAAFLIGILTRRGTRTEKRLALSAALCITALIVCAPWLLWNLAHFGTIRQVSGVVKPYIQRLLFLKEGGAYDAAHLTAKLLSSLKAAFVMIATSSGVRVTGFIALLAVIVSALTGLKQEQSRNARNIISVVLLYATFIFLFYGLYFWHIQAWYFHSVLMALSIPLGWAASLWVRRLGSRVEKAWGIALAAVMAVTFINGYRHWRIGFYPWQQTYYQLAHELGDRFKEQDRFAAFNAGAYGYYSSVPLINMDGLVNNKAFDAMRQRTLFTDFLRDQRVRYVMDHEYIVKMYWGLFGTGRLEDRLTPVVSIMTPWVFSDQSSARIVIYEVAGSAAGPESETTSIPR, encoded by the coding sequence ATGAATCGCACCACACGTCCGTTTACCATGGTGTTCATAGCAGGCCTCGCCGCGCGTCTTTTATTTTCCCTGATGCCTGTTTCAACCCTCATTGGAAAATTTGTCTCGGACGATGCGTACTATTATTTCGTGATCGCCCGCAATGTGGCGCGAGGCTACGGCGCGAGTTTCGATGGGACAAGCCTGACGAACGGTTTTCACCCTTTGCTTGTTGCGCTCCTGGCTCCCCTGTTCCGCTTCGTGGATGGCAATCCCGATCTTCCAGTCCACTGCGCCCTTGTGATGCTCTCGATATTCGACTGCCTCGCCGGCTACCTCATCTACCGCACCCTCCGCACGATCTCCGACGAGCGGGGGGCGCTCATCGGGAGCGCATTCTGGCTCCTCAATCCCTGTCTCTTCTTTGTTTCCCTGACGGGGACGGAGGCCAGCCTCTGCGCATTCTTCGTGGCGTATGCCATCCTGCTCTATACGGTGCTGATTCAGCGGCAGGAGCTGGAAACCCGCCGCGCCGTCCTGCTGGGAGCAGTGACCGGGCTGGCAGCGCTTGCTCGCTCCGATTCGATTTTCCTGCTCGCCGCATTCCTCATCGGCATCCTCACGCGCCGCGGCACACGCACGGAGAAGCGGCTCGCTCTATCGGCTGCGCTCTGTATCACCGCGCTCATCGTCTGCGCCCCATGGCTGCTCTGGAACCTTGCGCATTTTGGGACCATCCGCCAGGTGAGCGGCGTGGTAAAGCCATACATACAGAGGCTCCTCTTCCTGAAAGAAGGGGGCGCATATGATGCCGCTCATCTCACCGCAAAGCTTCTCTCCAGCCTGAAGGCCGCGTTCGTCATGATCGCCACGAGCTCCGGGGTGCGGGTTACTGGATTTATCGCCCTGCTCGCGGTCATCGTGAGCGCCCTCACAGGTTTGAAACAGGAACAGTCTCGAAATGCCCGGAATATCATCTCGGTAGTACTCCTCTATGCCACTTTCATTTTCTTGTTCTACGGCCTCTATTTCTGGCATATCCAGGCCTGGTATTTTCACAGCGTGCTCATGGCCCTCTCAATACCCCTGGGCTGGGCGGCCTCTCTATGGGTCAGGCGTCTCGGGAGCCGCGTGGAAAAAGCATGGGGAATTGCGCTGGCCGCGGTCATGGCCGTGACTTTCATAAATGGATACAGACACTGGCGGATAGGATTCTACCCATGGCAGCAGACGTACTATCAACTGGCGCATGAGCTCGGCGATCGTTTCAAAGAACAAGACCGCTTCGCCGCCTTCAACGCCGGGGCCTACGGCTACTACTCGTCCGTCCCCCTGATCAACATGGACGGGCTCGTCAACAACAAGGCCTTTGACGCAATGAGGCAACGGACCCTGTTTACCGACTTTCTCAGAGATCAGCGCGTCCGCTATGTCATGGACCATGAGTATATCGTCAAGATGTACTGGGGACTCTTCGGGACAGGCCGCCTGGAGGACAGATTAACGCCCGTGGTGTCAATCATGACACCGTGGGTATTCTCAGATCAGTCTTCAGCACGGATTGTGATTTACGAAGTCGCAGGCAGCGCGGCGGGGCCGGAGAGCGAGACCACCTCCATACCTCGATAG
- a CDS encoding sigma-70 family RNA polymerase sigma factor, whose protein sequence is MELSDELLVGRAQENDPDAFRKLVDKYKAKIYYIACRVMGNHSDADDVAQETFIRAYRGLKKFKGHSLFYTWLYRILINCCMDSLRKRKRRGGDLRLDEAAQMEERAVGSGVTTGPAEAVHSAELNELQRAVADALESLSLKHRMALVLHEFDGMAHQDIAQVMGCSIGTARSRLHYARMKMQQKLRKFVE, encoded by the coding sequence ATGGAACTTTCCGACGAACTTCTGGTGGGACGCGCGCAGGAAAATGATCCGGACGCATTCAGGAAATTAGTTGACAAATATAAAGCTAAAATATATTATATCGCTTGCCGGGTGATGGGCAACCACAGCGATGCGGACGATGTCGCTCAGGAAACTTTTATCAGGGCATACAGAGGGCTCAAAAAATTCAAGGGGCACTCGCTCTTTTATACCTGGCTCTACCGCATCCTGATCAACTGCTGCATGGACTCACTGAGGAAGAGAAAGCGCAGGGGAGGGGATCTCCGGCTGGATGAGGCAGCGCAGATGGAAGAACGTGCGGTCGGGAGCGGGGTAACGACGGGACCGGCGGAAGCCGTCCATTCCGCGGAATTGAATGAATTGCAGCGCGCGGTCGCTGACGCGCTCGAATCGCTCTCCCTGAAGCATCGAATGGCGCTGGTACTCCACGAATTCGACGGGATGGCGCACCAGGATATCGCGCAGGTAATGGGATGTTCGATAGGGACGGCGCGCTCGCGGCTGCACTACGCGAGGATGAAGATGCAGCAGAAACTGAGGAAATTTGTGGAGTGA
- the hflX gene encoding GTPase HflX produces MNNVTTSNRRGECGESGRERGVLVGLETGMNRRWHVEDHLAELAQLASTAGAHVVDTLIQKLRAPCAAYYIGRGKAEELHSLCAREAVDLVIFDDELSPAQVKNLQDLTGCRVIDRTELIMDIFAQRARSREGKIQVELAQLRYMLPRLTRAWTHLSRQEGGIGTRGPGEQQLEVDRRRIRGKIDHLNDKLTEIEKERGTQGKQRRRKEIPVVTIVGYTNAGKSTLMNALTHAGVLVEDRLFATLDPTTRVLALAKGRKILLADTVGFIRKLPHHLIESFKATLDGVVSADMLIHVVDVSHDQVEEQMDSACGVLKEIGAGEKPAIVAFNKIDLLRDESRIKRYGRHFPLHVAVSALRGEGLDRLLKMVEAELSTQMVSCRLVLPQGEASLISRIYEEGNVLARTYRGNSVVIEAELPAALAGEVKHYMK; encoded by the coding sequence ATGAATAATGTAACAACGAGCAACCGGCGTGGAGAGTGTGGTGAGAGTGGGCGCGAGCGGGGGGTCCTGGTCGGCCTCGAGACCGGCATGAACCGCCGCTGGCACGTCGAGGACCACCTCGCCGAGCTCGCGCAGCTCGCCTCAACCGCGGGGGCGCACGTGGTTGACACGCTGATACAGAAACTGCGTGCTCCATGCGCCGCGTATTACATCGGGCGTGGCAAGGCAGAAGAGCTCCACAGCCTCTGCGCGAGAGAAGCTGTTGACCTCGTCATTTTTGATGATGAGCTCAGTCCCGCCCAGGTGAAGAACCTCCAGGATCTCACCGGCTGCCGGGTGATTGACCGGACCGAGCTGATCATGGACATTTTCGCGCAGCGCGCCCGGTCACGCGAGGGGAAGATCCAGGTCGAGCTCGCGCAGCTCCGCTACATGCTGCCCCGCCTCACGCGGGCCTGGACGCACCTCTCGCGGCAGGAGGGAGGGATCGGCACCAGGGGGCCGGGCGAGCAGCAGCTCGAGGTTGACCGCAGGCGCATCCGGGGAAAGATCGACCATCTTAACGATAAACTCACGGAGATCGAAAAGGAGCGGGGGACGCAGGGGAAGCAGCGGCGGCGGAAGGAGATTCCGGTGGTCACCATCGTCGGCTACACCAACGCCGGCAAGTCCACCCTCATGAATGCGCTCACGCACGCGGGCGTGCTGGTTGAGGACAGGCTTTTCGCCACGCTCGACCCCACCACGCGTGTGCTCGCCCTGGCGAAGGGGCGGAAGATACTGCTCGCGGACACGGTCGGTTTCATACGAAAGCTCCCACACCATCTGATCGAATCGTTCAAGGCGACCCTCGACGGGGTGGTGAGCGCTGATATGCTCATCCATGTGGTCGATGTCTCTCATGACCAGGTGGAAGAACAGATGGATTCGGCGTGCGGGGTGCTCAAGGAGATCGGGGCGGGCGAGAAGCCTGCCATTGTCGCGTTCAACAAGATCGACCTGCTGAGGGATGAATCCCGCATTAAACGGTACGGGAGGCATTTCCCCCTGCACGTCGCGGTATCGGCGCTGCGCGGCGAGGGGCTCGACCGGTTGCTTAAGATGGTCGAGGCGGAGCTGAGCACGCAGATGGTCTCCTGCCGCCTCGTCCTGCCGCAGGGCGAGGCGTCGTTGATCTCCCGGATCTACGAAGAGGGGAATGTCCTCGCGCGCACCTACCGGGGGAACAGTGTCGTTATCGAGGCGGAGCTCCCGGCGGCGCTTGCCGGCGAGGTGAAGCACTATATGAAATAA
- the mutL gene encoding DNA mismatch repair endonuclease MutL, which produces MSRIRVLPDGVVNKIAAGEVVERPASAVKELMENAIDAGASEISIEVRTGGTSLVRVRDNGCGMGREDAGLALERHTTSKITDAADIFAIRTLGFRGEALPSIAAVSRLELTTKERGALAGTRVTVVGGRIGEVKETGAPEGTEVIVRDLFFNTPARRKFLRSERAENSYIASAVISQALARPEIGFTLISDGEEIIRGPAAAKAIDRIRALFGAELADKLIPFGEGSGSVSIRGFISAPEVTRGNRSGQHFFVNGRPVQDKIISFAVVDACEGVLPAKRYPVVFVFLEIDPAEVDVNVHPAKREVRFRNGSLVRDLVREVLSRALRSSGCAAGAGFTAHGQTVSEPVAHYETMSEGGLTSRIPVAPFAQEPLPSEGASEGALGTGMERLRPIGQIKNLYVICETPEGMAIIDQHAAHERILFEKVMRLGEKGEGEVQRLLIPAVVHLSAPEYALVGDHIGTFTSLGIGVELFGDNDVKVDHLPACLGAIDAERLMRDVLGELAEEGRSRAVKDEMAARVAMKVCRAAVKRRDPLRGEELQRLVSDLLKCKSPNSCPHGRPTIIMISMAELDKKFGRT; this is translated from the coding sequence GTGAGCCGCATTAGGGTGTTGCCCGATGGGGTCGTGAACAAGATCGCCGCCGGCGAGGTGGTCGAGCGGCCGGCGTCCGCGGTCAAGGAGCTTATGGAAAACGCGATCGACGCGGGCGCCTCCGAGATCTCCATCGAGGTGCGCACGGGCGGCACGTCGCTGGTGAGGGTGCGTGACAATGGCTGCGGGATGGGGCGGGAGGACGCGGGGCTCGCACTGGAGCGGCACACGACGAGCAAGATCACCGATGCCGCCGATATCTTCGCCATCCGCACGCTGGGATTCCGCGGCGAAGCGCTCCCCTCCATCGCGGCCGTCTCGCGCCTGGAACTCACGACAAAGGAACGGGGGGCGCTTGCCGGGACGCGCGTGACCGTGGTGGGGGGCAGGATCGGAGAGGTCAAGGAAACGGGCGCTCCGGAGGGCACCGAGGTCATCGTCCGCGACCTCTTTTTCAACACCCCCGCGCGGCGCAAATTTCTTCGCTCCGAACGGGCGGAGAATTCATACATCGCCTCAGCGGTGATCTCTCAGGCGCTGGCGAGGCCGGAGATAGGTTTCACGCTCATCTCAGATGGTGAGGAGATTATCAGGGGGCCTGCCGCCGCAAAGGCGATCGACCGCATCAGAGCGCTCTTCGGCGCGGAGCTCGCGGACAAACTAATACCGTTCGGTGAGGGAAGTGGTTCGGTTTCGATACGCGGCTTCATCAGCGCGCCCGAGGTGACACGGGGAAATCGCAGCGGGCAGCATTTCTTTGTCAACGGCCGGCCAGTCCAGGACAAAATCATAAGTTTCGCGGTTGTGGACGCCTGCGAGGGGGTCCTTCCCGCGAAACGCTACCCGGTCGTTTTCGTCTTTCTCGAAATTGACCCCGCCGAGGTTGACGTGAACGTCCACCCCGCGAAGCGCGAGGTGCGTTTTCGAAACGGTTCACTCGTCCGCGATCTCGTACGGGAAGTTCTGTCGCGCGCACTCCGCTCCTCAGGGTGCGCCGCGGGAGCGGGGTTCACCGCACACGGTCAGACCGTCAGCGAACCGGTCGCCCATTACGAGACCATGAGCGAGGGCGGATTGACCTCGAGGATCCCCGTTGCACCGTTCGCCCAGGAACCCTTGCCCTCGGAGGGGGCGAGTGAGGGCGCTCTGGGAACGGGAATGGAGCGCCTCCGCCCCATCGGCCAGATCAAGAATCTCTACGTGATCTGCGAAACTCCTGAAGGGATGGCGATCATAGACCAGCACGCCGCGCACGAGCGCATCCTGTTTGAGAAGGTGATGCGCCTCGGCGAAAAGGGGGAGGGCGAGGTCCAGCGCCTCCTCATCCCCGCCGTGGTGCACCTCTCGGCGCCCGAGTATGCGCTGGTGGGCGACCATATCGGGACGTTTACATCACTGGGGATCGGCGTGGAGTTATTCGGTGACAATGACGTGAAGGTGGACCACCTGCCGGCCTGCCTGGGCGCCATAGACGCCGAGCGGCTCATGCGTGATGTCCTGGGCGAGCTCGCGGAGGAGGGGAGGAGCAGGGCGGTGAAGGACGAGATGGCGGCGAGGGTGGCCATGAAGGTCTGTCGCGCCGCGGTGAAGCGGAGAGACCCGCTGAGGGGCGAGGAACTCCAGAGGCTGGTGAGTGATCTCCTGAAGTGCAAATCCCCAAACTCCTGCCCGCACGGCCGCCCGACGATCATCATGATAAGCATGGCGGAACTGGACAAGAAGTTCGGCCGAACGTAA
- the miaA gene encoding tRNA (adenosine(37)-N6)-dimethylallyltransferase MiaA codes for MPDIIFIVGQTAVGKSAVAIELARKIGAEILSADSMQIYRGLDILSAKPSPAERQAIPHHLIDIADPRERFDVARYVRLAREAVANIRGHGRVPVVGGGSGMYVRALLDGIFTGPGRDAVLRDRLEREVAEEGLAPLYERLKEVDPGAAARIHPNDRKRIIRALEVFEVSGKNISSQQGEWRGEGRVGDAGVFFSRNLGCEIIMIGMRREKESLRRRIEERVERMCAGGALEEVRALLGAGIDPHATIWQSLGIKELRAHIEGDCSLAEAMEALKKNTMAFAKRQMTWFGRDPRIQWLDIQEGQTPDTTAEKIMYLLARDGTRTTED; via the coding sequence ATGCCGGACATTATATTTATTGTCGGTCAGACTGCTGTCGGCAAGTCAGCAGTGGCGATCGAGCTCGCCCGGAAGATCGGGGCCGAGATCCTGTCGGCCGACTCGATGCAGATCTATCGGGGGCTGGACATCCTGTCAGCGAAACCCTCTCCCGCCGAGCGGCAGGCGATCCCTCATCATCTCATTGACATCGCCGATCCGAGGGAGCGGTTCGATGTCGCGCGGTACGTTCGACTCGCGCGGGAGGCAGTTGCAAACATACGCGGCCACGGGCGAGTGCCGGTGGTGGGGGGAGGGTCCGGCATGTATGTGCGCGCGCTCCTGGACGGCATCTTTACAGGGCCGGGGAGGGATGCCGTCCTGAGAGATCGGCTGGAGAGGGAGGTTGCCGAAGAGGGGCTCGCTCCGCTCTATGAGAGATTGAAGGAAGTGGATCCCGGCGCGGCAGCGCGGATTCACCCGAACGACAGAAAAAGGATCATCCGAGCGCTCGAGGTGTTCGAGGTATCGGGGAAGAATATTTCGTCGCAGCAGGGAGAGTGGCGAGGAGAGGGGCGCGTTGGGGATGCGGGAGTTTTTTTCAGCAGGAATCTCGGTTGCGAAATAATTATGATTGGGATGAGGAGAGAAAAGGAGTCCCTCAGGCGCCGCATTGAGGAGCGGGTGGAACGGATGTGTGCCGGCGGCGCGCTCGAAGAGGTGAGAGCGCTTCTCGGCGCTGGCATTGATCCTCATGCGACTATATGGCAGTCCCTCGGCATCAAGGAGCTGCGCGCGCATATCGAAGGGGACTGCTCCCTCGCGGAGGCCATGGAGGCGTTGAAGAAGAATACCATGGCGTTCGCCAAGCGGCAGATGACGTGGTTCGGGAGGGATCCGAGGATACAGTGGCTGGACATACAGGAAGGCCAGACCCCGGATACAACCGCAGAGAAAATCATGTATTTGTTAGCACGGGATGGTACACGAACAACAGAGGATTAA
- a CDS encoding MBL fold metallo-hydrolase, which produces MRMCVLGSGSSGNSIYIAGDGYSFLIDAGLSRRELEGRLSAAGAALSEIEAVLISHEHHDHIRGLAGLCRSHSVPVYVNRQTASAIIEKGIPSERLKFFKNGTEFALGTVTVHPFPVPHDASDPVGFIIRDGEIRIGIVTDCGHPSKTVKRMLQGCSVLVVETNHDQDLLNNGPRHVSLKERIRSDVGHLSNDAAAELIAEVASEELSDVFLAHLSEECNRPGMARMVVERAMREAGFERVNIRLTYADRVSDVVEYHRTEREAPSPCHGG; this is translated from the coding sequence ATGAGAATGTGCGTTCTCGGGAGCGGGAGTTCCGGTAATTCCATCTACATCGCCGGCGATGGCTATAGCTTCCTCATCGACGCGGGTCTGAGCCGCAGGGAATTGGAGGGGCGGCTCTCGGCGGCGGGCGCGGCGCTCTCAGAGATCGAGGCCGTTCTGATCAGCCACGAGCACCACGACCATATCAGGGGGCTCGCGGGACTGTGCAGGAGCCACAGCGTCCCGGTGTACGTCAACCGGCAGACGGCGAGCGCCATCATTGAGAAGGGCATCCCCTCGGAGAGGCTGAAATTTTTCAAGAACGGGACTGAGTTTGCCCTGGGGACCGTGACAGTCCATCCGTTCCCTGTCCCGCACGATGCCAGTGATCCGGTGGGTTTCATTATCCGCGATGGGGAGATACGGATCGGTATCGTCACCGACTGCGGTCATCCATCAAAAACGGTGAAACGGATGCTCCAGGGGTGCAGCGTACTTGTAGTAGAAACTAACCATGACCAGGATCTGCTCAACAACGGCCCGCGGCATGTCTCCCTTAAAGAGAGAATCCGCAGTGATGTGGGACACCTGTCCAATGACGCGGCCGCAGAGCTCATCGCGGAGGTTGCCTCGGAGGAACTCTCGGACGTGTTCCTGGCGCACCTGTCAGAGGAGTGCAACAGGCCGGGCATGGCGCGCATGGTGGTGGAACGGGCAATGCGAGAGGCCGGATTCGAGCGTGTGAACATACGGCTCACCTACGCCGACCGCGTGAGCGACGTGGTGGAGTATCACCGCACAGAGCGCGAGGCGCCCTCACCGTGTCACGGGGGATAA
- a CDS encoding metal-dependent hydrolase — protein sequence MKGLTHFISGVAIASFIPAATKLANSNIASSYILVLGGLFGILPDTLDFKFGQFLSRVDYDIDADPNNPNPQKMAEQIGRAIDESYATGRYVKVQLYPMRLGADLWRQYVIKFDNEKNEIVVVINEIVTTSQIPYLGTEPKQNRVGRYTLKGRMLDPHGRPSVVDIMSGPQFGFRKMEDVVEVEFLPWHRTWSHSFVLGFFLSIGVWLLASLVTGWGMGWLYGLVAFLGYAVHIAEDLTGHMGGSLLWPFQKDRTNGLCLAKANNPHVNFAVDYLAVALLLYNLSRFSPQPPIKLGMLQYILYVLAIPLAAYFAITKLFGEKGEEKKGGEISAEKALAKEDRIRTEELTYEVTDFSTGDMQ from the coding sequence ATGAAGGGTTTGACCCATTTTATAAGCGGCGTGGCGATAGCGTCATTTATCCCCGCGGCGACGAAACTGGCGAATAGCAATATCGCGAGTTCATATATCCTGGTGCTCGGCGGTCTCTTCGGGATCCTCCCCGATACCCTCGACTTCAAGTTCGGCCAATTTCTCTCACGCGTCGACTATGATATTGATGCCGATCCCAATAATCCCAACCCCCAGAAGATGGCAGAACAGATCGGACGGGCGATAGACGAATCCTACGCGACCGGGCGCTATGTGAAGGTGCAGCTCTACCCGATGCGCCTGGGTGCGGATCTCTGGCGGCAGTATGTCATCAAGTTCGACAATGAGAAGAACGAGATCGTGGTCGTCATCAACGAAATCGTCACCACCTCACAGATCCCCTATCTCGGCACTGAGCCGAAGCAGAACCGCGTGGGACGCTATACGCTCAAGGGCAGGATGCTCGATCCGCATGGCCGACCCTCGGTGGTGGACATCATGAGCGGGCCGCAGTTCGGTTTCAGGAAAATGGAGGACGTGGTGGAGGTGGAATTTCTCCCCTGGCATCGGACCTGGAGCCACAGCTTTGTCCTGGGCTTTTTCCTTTCCATCGGCGTATGGCTCCTTGCATCGCTCGTCACCGGATGGGGCATGGGCTGGCTGTATGGGCTGGTGGCGTTTCTGGGTTATGCCGTCCACATTGCGGAGGATCTCACCGGCCACATGGGGGGGAGCCTCCTCTGGCCTTTTCAGAAGGACAGGACGAACGGCCTGTGCCTCGCCAAGGCGAACAACCCGCACGTCAATTTTGCGGTGGATTATCTGGCAGTAGCGCTTCTGCTCTATAACTTGAGCCGCTTCTCTCCGCAGCCGCCTATTAAGCTCGGGATGCTCCAGTACATCCTCTATGTGCTGGCGATCCCCCTCGCCGCCTATTTCGCCATCACGAAACTGTTCGGTGAGAAGGGAGAGGAAAAGAAAGGCGGGGAGATTTCTGCCGAAAAAGCTCTTGCTAAGGAGGACAGGATAAGAACGGAAGAACTCACCTATGAGGTAACTGATTTCTCCACGGGGGATATGCAGTAA